The genomic segment AATGCTATAAATGTAACTTAAATAAGAAAGAACCTCAATTTATCACGATTCCAGAAAAATAGAGTAGTTTTGTAAAAGCTAAAAACGATAGAAAAATTATACAAAAGTGTAGAGTTAATCTTATACTTCTTAAATTTTACTACATTACCTGTTTTATAAATTCGTTTAAAATCAACGGGTTAAATATTTTTTGTGAAAACTGATTTTCTGGCACAAAAAATGCTTATAAAATGCTTATAGATAAAATGTGCTTATGAGAAGGCAAATAAAAAGAAAAGGTTACAAAAACTGCTTAACTGCTTAGCTCATTAAAAGATGAAAAATGGGTAAAATACTGGTTATAGATGATAATGAAGATATGTGCCAGGTCATTTCAGATGCTTTGAAAGAAGAGGGTTTTTTGGTAAATACGGCTTATAATGGTAAATCTGCCATAAAAGAAATAAAAGATAATATATATGATTTTATCATTCTCGATTACAAGCTCCATGATATGTCTGGTCTTGAAATTTTAGGGGAAATACAGAAATTTAGTTCTTCATCGTCAGTTATAATGATTTCTGCCTATGGGAATGAATTCGTCAGGTCAAAGGCACATGAATTAGGCGTGTGCAGTTTTTTTGATAAACCTTTTGAC from the Pseudomonadota bacterium genome contains:
- a CDS encoding response regulator, whose product is MGKILVIDDNEDMCQVISDALKEEGFLVNTAYNGKSAIKEIKDNIYDFIILDYKLHDMSGLEILGEIQKFSSSSSVIMISAYGNEFVRSKAHELGVCSFFDKPFDLNALVGAVKQNLKG